The proteins below are encoded in one region of Thermoanaerobaculia bacterium:
- a CDS encoding molybdenum cofactor guanylyltransferase, with product MTGVILAGGRSRRMGRDKAWIPVEGRPLVLFQAGRLSAVFDEVVVSAKTRDRFSAEGLRVVTDPETEFAPIFGIRAALAELGGPVFVLAVDLPRFPPALAAALARELVEKALPCVVPSAEGRIQALCAAYAPSILPELDARIAAGRLAIRELVAECGGAVRDETFWRRWGGPESFENWNRPEDHETVPDA from the coding sequence GGGGCGCGACAAGGCGTGGATTCCCGTCGAGGGGCGGCCGCTCGTCCTGTTCCAGGCCGGCCGGCTCTCCGCCGTCTTCGACGAGGTCGTCGTCTCCGCCAAGACCCGTGACCGCTTCTCGGCGGAAGGATTGCGCGTCGTGACCGACCCCGAGACGGAGTTCGCGCCGATCTTCGGGATCCGCGCCGCGCTCGCCGAGCTCGGCGGCCCCGTGTTCGTGCTGGCGGTCGACCTGCCGCGCTTTCCGCCCGCGCTCGCGGCCGCGCTCGCGCGCGAGCTCGTCGAGAAGGCGCTGCCGTGCGTAGTCCCGTCGGCCGAAGGGAGGATCCAGGCGCTCTGCGCGGCGTATGCCCCGTCGATCCTCCCGGAGCTCGACGCGCGGATCGCGGCGGGACGCCTCGCCATTCGGGAGCTTGTGGCAGAATGCGGGGGAGCGGTCCGGGACGAGACCTTCTGGCGCCGATGGGGCGGCCCGGAAAGCTTCGAGAACTGGAACCGTCCCGAAGACCATGAAACCGTCCCTGACGCTTAG